A stretch of DNA from Desulfosarcina ovata subsp. ovata:
TATTTTTGAAAACGCCGCATCAAAGCTATGGGAGTGTTATCGCGCTGAAAGTAAGGCATCGTTTTCCCAAAGAATAAGAAGGTTGTACGAATGGTGCGAAAAGAATGCTGTGCCATCCGTTATCATAGATCCCATAACGAAGTTACGGAAAAACATTGCCGCCTATCGTGTTGCCTACGATCATCCTAAAGCACACCGAACCAGTAACATGGTTGACCGGTTGATGCAAAGAATGGATCGCCACCTGTACAGTACCCAATATTTTCATGGATCGATGGATGCAGCGCAGTTGAGTATTCGAGGATGGACGCTCATCAATAATTTTTCACCATACAATCCTCGAACGGTTAAGTTGCACAATGGATTTAAAAGTCCGGCGGAACAGCTAAACCAATTCAGATATCACAACAACTGGTTGCAAAACTTGTACGTTTCGGCTTCTTTGGGTGGGTACCGGAGACCTCCCCAAAATCCGATATAATCAGAGGATTTTTAATTTGGCTGAACAAACAAGACAGGAATGAGCTGTTAGCTTTGGCTGGGGTAGATAAAGCGGCTAACAAGACAAATTAACTCGGACTGGTAAAAGCTGCGCCGCTTCGCTTTGCATCTTTCACCAGCCGGTTATTTGCAACGATATGTGCTCACAATAAAGACATGAAAAGCCACTTTACTTTTTCAACATTTATAAAATTCACTTTCCTATTGGCGGTGACCATTTATGCAGTATCATATCATTTTTGTTCAAATCCATTTGATGGCACAACCGACATATTTGGGTGGCTGCTGATTTTGTTTATTGCTTTAGCGGGAACAGTTATATCAGAAATGCCACGACTTTTTTTTAGAAGGAAGCCAATGCAAGGAAAATTGGCGGGCAATTTATTGAATCTCGTTGCTATTATTATCGCTGGTTTTGGGTCGTGGTATATTGTTTCTATTATTGAGAGCGTTCTTGGTCAAACATGACATCATTCACATAACAAATCGTTTGAGAATCGACGCGCAAAAAACGCGCGCGTCTCAACTCAAGCGTTCTGTGATTAAAGGCACTCGTCATTAAAATCGAAGGAAAACATATGATACTTCAATACACTAATAGAAAAGGTAAAAGATATTTCCTTCATGAAGGTAAGACTAAAAAAGGCAACTCTCGGTACACATTTTCACAATCAGACAAAAATGCATTAACCATCATTCCTGATGGATATGAGATATACGAAAATCCTAATGCTCAAGTTTTTTTACGGAGGATTCAGCCTAAGCTAATCAATGAGAAAGAAGTAGTGTTAGTTCAAGAAAGATTGGACGATCTGATTCAGAAGAAATATTGTAAAATCACGTTTGAAAAAAATACTATTATAATTTATTTGGCTGACCAACATGTGAATCGGGTTAGAGAAGTTATTAAAAGCTCTCCTAAAGCGGAGAACGAGGGAGTAGAAGCAGTTATAAATCAGATCATTACTTATTCTCCTGTCATTCAGTTTGTTTTATCTTCAGAAAATGATCGATTATTTATTCTTAAAAGAGTGTATTATCAAGAAGGTGAGAGGTTTTGGGAACTTGCTGAAAATCCTGATAGTTTAAAATCATTATTGTCTGTAGCCAGGAAAGAAATTGACATTGAAACATATTATGATCATTTCCAATTTTAGCAAAAGTTAAATCGAATTCGGGGTATCGAATTCGGGGTCGCCAAACCAATCCATTGACATCATAAGATAAAGCGTGAAAAAATAGGGTCAAATTACTCTTAGCCGGTCAGTTTTGATACTAAAAACCGTATTCTAAGAAAATTTTATATGGCACGCGCCAACAGACATTTTGTCCCCGGATATATCTGGCATTTGACTCATCGATGCCATAAGCGGGAGTTTTTGTTAAAATTCTCCAGAGACCGGAATCGCTGGATTGATCTTCTATTTAAAGCCAAAAAGCGGTATCAACTTTCCATTTTAAATTTCATCGTCACCAGCAACCACATCCACCTTATCGTTTCCGATTCAACCCAAGCCGACGCCATTCCCCGAACGATTCAATTCGTTGCTGGCAGGCTTGGCCAGGAATACAATCGCCGCAAGAATCGTAAAGGCGCACTTTGGGAAGACCGTTATCATGCCACTGCGATAGAATCTGGTAAGCATCTGTGGCGGTGCATGGTTTATATCGATTTGAATATGGTCAGAGCTGGTGTTGTGTCCCACCCCTCAGAATAGAAATGGGGCGGGTTTCATGAGATTCAAAATCCCAAAACCCGGTACCGGCTGATTGATCATGACATGTTGAAGCAGTTTCTCAACACAGAAGACCAGGATGAATTGGTCAAAACCCACCAAGGATGGATTGATAGCCAGTTGGAGGGAATGCCGACACGACAGGAACATTTTAGCAAAAGCCTTGCAGTCGGAAGCAAGGCATTTGTCAAAAACATTTGCCACGCTCTGAAATCGCAGGCAATTGGAAGACGGATGATTGAATTACCGGCAGAAGGGTATCAGTTGAGGGACATCATTTCGAAATATGGCGACGTTGGATATGAGAACCTGGGGGCTCTCAATTTGCCATTAAGCTTTTCCAATTCGATTCCATGGCGGCAGGCTTTTTCTTAAAGCGTGCATTTTGCCCCCAAAACTGAACGGCTAAGACCGAAAATTGAATAGAAATTAAATCATTCGTCCATTATTTCAGTGGGGTATCTTGGGCGACCCACGGACCCCCACAACCCACGGACCCCCACCCACGGACCCCTATAACCGCAATACGTGGAAAATTTTCCACGTATTGCCACTGTTATCTTTTCAACATGAACTGAAAATGGAGGCATAATGATTACATGCTACCTGCGATATGAGATTGATCCATATAAAATTGATCAATTTGAAGAATACGCCAAAATGTGGATTCCATTAGTAAACAAGTTTGAAGGCACTCATCATGGATACTGGCTTCCATATGAAGGAGCCAACAATATTGCAATAGCTTTGTTCAGCTTTCAAAGCTTGAAAGCATATGAAGAGTATAGAATGAAAATAGCTCAGGATGGAGATTGCCAAAAAGCATTTAAGTTTAAAGAGGAAACACGTTGCATTAAAAGCATTGAGCGAAGCTTTATGAAACCATTGCTCGAATAATAAATCATAAGATAACAACCGCATAGACAGCGGACCGGGAAAACGATGCCATTTTTTGGCTTTTTCACAGTCATCATTGAACTTTGCATTTTCATAGGCCTCGGTCGTTTTCCCGGCCGGTCATGCGTAGCGTTATCGCGCCGAGGAAAGCTCGGTGCATCTTGCAGGGTGAAAGTCCCTGTCGGGAGGAAAGTTAGTAATGGCTTTCTGTCCGGCGTTCCTACCACGAGAATTTTTGAAAAAACAACCATGCCAGAATCATTAATAATTGATTTGTCACATACCAAACCTGAAAATAAAGTTCTTGGATTTAGCGGTAGCCCAAGGAAAAATGGCAATTCAGATATATTGTTAAAAACCATCATTTCAGGAGTTAAACAACTTAGTATTCCTGCAACAACATGGAACTTAACTGATGTACAATTCAAGGGGTGTATTGGGTGCGAACAGTGCAGAAAAACAAAAATATGCACAGGATTAATTGACGGCATGACATCACTATACCCAAAACTGTATTCATCAAAAGGTTTGGTATTGGTATCTCCAACCCACAATTACAATATCACATCTTGGATGAAAGCGTTCATTGATCGTCTTTATTGCTTTTATACATTTGAGAACAATAGGCCGCGAAGTTGGTCCAGCCAACTTGGAAATCAAAATAGAAAGGCCGTTGTTGCAGCAATATGCGAGCAAGAATCTGTTGAGGATATGGGCTTTACGTTGGAGGCAATGAAAGCCCCACTTAAAGCTCTTGGCTATGAAATAATTGGTGAACTGTCCGTTTTTAGAATTTTTGATAAAGCGAAGGTAAAAAATGATGAAAGAGCTATGGACGATGCTTATAAACTTGGACAAAAGCTCGCCAACGAACTGAAATAATGGATTATATAAGTTAACAAAACGCTGGAGAGGGACCGGGCTACCTGAGCGGCGTTTTTGGAAGTATTTGGTTCAGAAAAATTTAACTGTTATCTGAGCTTTTGGGGTTTAAAAGCCCGGCCCTCAGCTCCGCGTTGGCGATAAAGAAGCGGAATTGGTTTGTAAAAACCGAATGTTGTCAGGTAATAGAATATCCAGTTTATTCGCAGCATGGAAAACCAGTATTACGATAGGAATGAAAAGCATAAATGAATGATAGAGAAATCCATAATCATTTCGAAAATGATTGTCAGAATGTTCCGACCTACGATTTCGTGGGCGCTCATGGAAGCATCAATGACTATGGAGATGTCGATAGGCTTATAGAGGATTTCATTAACAGCATTGAGGATGGCTATTTTTTACAATGGGAAGCCGTCGAACGGACAGAACACGGACTGCCCCTCACCCCACTTCAACAGAAAACAATGGATGACTTGGTTTCCTTTTGCGAAGATCCCAACCAGCCAATATTGTACATCGACGAAATCGCGCGTCCTATGGAACCGTGGTATGTTATCATCCAGCGGATTGCAGAATGGTTGCTGCTTGATCAGCTAAGAACTTCAGATGTGCATTTCGCATGTGCTACGGAGGGATGGCCGAATCTTTATGAGTGCGTGGAGGCCCCAGAAAACAAACTCATACCACCCGAGGGAATTGCATCGCCGATAAATGTTGTGCCGATAGAACTACAACACAGACTATGGCTCCAGTCCTGCTTCGATCCTCTGCTTGGTATCGGGCAGCCAACATATGAAAAGGCCCCTGAGGTCATCAGACTGAAGGACCAAACGTTTCGGGTAGATGAATTTATCGAGGAGTTAAGAGAGCACAGGGACACTGTAGAATATTTGAACCTGACTCTGGAAAATATGCTTAAAATCCTCGTCATGCCGAAAAATGATGAAAAGCTTTTTGTCATGCTAATGTCGGAAAACCTCGGACTCGAATCACGTCAAACTTTATTATCAGGCTTTCTGTAACATGTTTTATTATCATTGTTATGAAACAGGGATTTTTATAAAGAGTGAGGGTGATGCAGCCATGGCAATAAATTGAAGAAAATGGCAACCTCAGAGAACCAGGTTGCCATTGTTAACGTAACAGGTTTCGCCAACCACCGCTTTAACCCCGACCGGGCGGGCCTCGGCATTCCTTTTGAGTGCTTGTAATTTCATGAATTGTGGGACCTTTTTTAAAAGCTTTTCTGGCTATCCGCCCGGCCGGTGAAGCAATCGAACCGTCAGGCAAATTAAGCTTGCATAGCACAATGGTATGATATATTGTCATACTGGAGGTGATTTGAATGGCAGCATCTAAAATTGCAATTACAATCGACGACAACACACTTAAACGTTTAGATATTCTCGTCAAATCAAAATTTTTTCCAAACCGCAGCAAAGCTATTCAGGAGGCTGTTGCTGAAAAATTAATGCGCCTTGAGAAAAGCCGTCTTGCCCAGGAGTGCGCTAAGCTAGATCCAGAATTCGAACAATCCTTAGCGGAGGAGGGCTTCTCATCGGAGTTGGAAGAATGGCCAGAATATTAAGGGGTGATATATACTGGGCGGATTTGAATCCAGTAATTGGTAGTGAACAGGGCGGATTACGCCCTGTTCTTATTTTAAGCCACAATGTTTTCAACGACAGATCTGGTACTGTCATTGCTGTGGCGATCACCAGCCAGCCACAAAAGGCTGGCTATCCGTTGACCATGGAACTATCGGATACCAAACTCCCCAAAAGGTCTTGGGTAAAGATCAGCCAGATTCGAATTCTTTCTACGAAACGGATACGCAAAAAAATAGCAAAAGCATCTGACGAAGAATTAGCTCTTATCATTGACGGTTTGAATGAAATAATTGGCGGTTAACCTTTGCTTTCACGGCGACGGCAAAAAGCCGCCGCGCGTGAAGCTGGGTTATCAGGTACAATTGAAAAAGGGGTAATTCAGATGAATGTTGACAAACAATTTGATATCGCTCTCGCGTCACTTCAGAGCATTTACACAAACTACTTAAGTAATTTTTGGACTGCCCTCGGATCAGCACTTATTGTTATCGGTTGGCTGCTGACTTCCGAAAAGGCCCGTAATTATTTGGCCAGCGATAGATTTGCAAAGTTTGCAGTTCTCTTTGTTCTTTTTGTATGCGCAGTTGGACACATCCGTATTGCATTCCTTTTTTATAACGCCTCACAAGAAAAGATGAGATTACTTGGAAATTTGGGAAATGCCCTGAGTCCTGTTTACTACAACAATTATGGGATTATGCTTGATCGAATTATTATTAATATTGTGATCATTTTGGTGTTATTATTATTAGCAGCAACTCTTGTTTGGCGCTTAAAGCCTGTAGATAAATCTCAGGAAACTACTGCTAATTTCAATGGTTGGTAGGGCTGGTGACCGGTTTGTTCGGCCTCACGTCAAAGGAGCTGTTGACTGGTGGGAAACAACGCAAAACGGTAGCGGCGCGCAGCGCGTTGTGCTATTGGGCGACGCGGGAACTTGGGATGAGCGGGGTGGTGGTATCAAAACGACTGAACATCGCTGCCTCGACGGCCAGCGAGTCCGCGGCGAGGGGCTTGCGGATTGTCGAAGAGCAAGGGTTTAAACTTTCAGATGAGGTTATCTGATAATCCGATAAACCGAGGATGTCCCTAATTTGAGCGAC
This window harbors:
- a CDS encoding transposase → MARANRHFVPGYIWHLTHRCHKREFLLKFSRDRNRWIDLLFKAKKRYQLSILNFIVTSNHIHLIVSDSTQADAIPRTIQFVAGRLGQEYNRRKNRKGALWEDRYHATAIESGKHLWRCMVYIDLNMVRAGVVSHPSE
- a CDS encoding NIPSNAP family protein, which encodes MITCYLRYEIDPYKIDQFEEYAKMWIPLVNKFEGTHHGYWLPYEGANNIAIALFSFQSLKAYEEYRMKIAQDGDCQKAFKFKEETRCIKSIERSFMKPLLE
- a CDS encoding flavodoxin family protein, giving the protein MKVPVGRKVSNGFLSGVPTTRIFEKTTMPESLIIDLSHTKPENKVLGFSGSPRKNGNSDILLKTIISGVKQLSIPATTWNLTDVQFKGCIGCEQCRKTKICTGLIDGMTSLYPKLYSSKGLVLVSPTHNYNITSWMKAFIDRLYCFYTFENNRPRSWSSQLGNQNRKAVVAAICEQESVEDMGFTLEAMKAPLKALGYEIIGELSVFRIFDKAKVKNDERAMDDAYKLGQKLANELK
- a CDS encoding CopG family ribbon-helix-helix protein, whose amino-acid sequence is MAASKIAITIDDNTLKRLDILVKSKFFPNRSKAIQEAVAEKLMRLEKSRLAQECAKLDPEFEQSLAEEGFSSELEEWPEY
- a CDS encoding type II toxin-antitoxin system PemK/MazF family toxin, translated to MARILRGDIYWADLNPVIGSEQGGLRPVLILSHNVFNDRSGTVIAVAITSQPQKAGYPLTMELSDTKLPKRSWVKISQIRILSTKRIRKKIAKASDEELALIIDGLNEIIGG